Genomic segment of Arachis stenosperma cultivar V10309 chromosome 4, arast.V10309.gnm1.PFL2, whole genome shotgun sequence:
AGTTGAGGAGAGCTCTTACCACGGCACTAGTTATGAGGGGCCCTGACTGGACGCAGCCATTCGAGATCATGTGCGACGCGTCAAGTCATGCCGTAGGTGCCGCGCTTGCACAACGCGATGGTAAGCTCCCTTACATTATTGCTTATTCCTCCTAGACATTGGATGCGGCACAATCCAATTATACCACTACGGAAAAAGAGCTCCTAGCAATTGTTCATGCATTGGATAGATTTAGATCTTATTTGCTAGGCTCCAAAATAGTGGTGTATACGGATCATGTAGctttaaaatatttgttgataAAGAATGAGTCAAAACCTAGGCTCATACGTTGGATCTTGCTCttgcaagagtttgacattgagattaGGGATCGAAGTGGGTCACAAATCTTGGTTACGGATCATCTAAGCCACCTTGAAAATCTTAAATATGACCCATTTCCGATTGACGACTCATTTCCTTTGGATGGTTTGCATGCTATTTCGGATAGTTTTCCTTGGTTTGCACCTATGGCGAACTACTTGGTTGCCAATATATTCCCtctcaaattttcaaaacatcAAAGAGATAAGTTGAGGAGTGATTCCAAATATTACATTTGGGATGACCCTCACTTGTGGAAATGGGGAGTAGACCAAATAATTCGTAGATGTGTCCCAGAATCCGAGTTCCAACCTATTCTTGAATCTTGTCATTAATCCAAGTGTGGCGGCCACTTTGGCCCACAACGAATGGCTAAAAAAGTTTTGGATTGCAGATTCTGGTGGCCAACATTATTCAAGGATGCTAACCAATTTTGTGTGTCATGTAACCAATGTCAAAAGTCTGGAAATGCATTCCAAAAGGATGAAATGCCTCGACAACCAATgttattttgtgaaatctttgatgtatggggcatagACTTTATGGGGTCATTTTCTAACTCAAATGGTTATCTTCACATTTTGTTAGCGGTTGATTACGTAACAAAGTGGGTGGAAGCGATACCTACCCGCCTTGATGATGCTAATA
This window contains:
- the LOC130975079 gene encoding uncharacterized protein LOC130975079, which translates into the protein MAKKVLDCRFWWPTLFKDANQFCVSCNQCQKSGNAFQKDEMPRQPMLFCEIFDVWGIDFMGSFSNSNGYLHILLAVDYVTKWVEAIPTRLDDANTVVSFIKNNIVCRYGSPQTIVSDQGSHFCNRKIKALLKRYGVLHKVATAYYPQTNG